Within the bacterium genome, the region TGGAATTCGAAGGCATGGTCGCCAACGTCGGCCTGCGCCTGGATTACTACAACACCCGCACCCAGGCCTTCAATCTGGATCCGGCGTTCATCTTCGCCAACAATCCCTACACGCTGGACTCCTACCGCGCCAACAACGGCAGCTTCGCGAACCTGACGACTTCAGAAGGTTCCTACAAGCTCTATTTCAGCCCGCGCATTGGCGTTTCCCACCCGATCAACACGGCGAGCAAGATCTTCTTCAACTACGGCCATTTTCTCCAGCCGCCGGTTGTCGATCAGCTCTTTCTGGTGCGGCCGAATGCCACCGGCCGGGGCGCCGATCTGCCGAACGTTGCCGCGGAATGGCCGCGCACCATCGCCTATGAAGCCGGCCTGGAGCAGGGCATCGGCACTGATTTTCTCATCCATCTCACCGGATACTACAAAGACGTTTCCGATCAATTGAGCCCGCAAAACATCGTGTCGCTCGACGGCGAAAACGACATCACCACCTATGCCAACAACAGCTACGCCGACATCCGCGGCCTCGAACTGAAGCTGGAGAAACGCTTCGGCGACTGGTGGTATGGCTGGACTTCGCTGGAGTATCTGACCAGCAGCGAAGGCCGCACCGGCTACCGTTATCTCTATGAAGACCGGCAACTGGCGAATCGCCAGCGCGAGACCGCCGCGCAGATCAAGCAGAAGGGTGTGCCCTCCGTAACCGCGAACCTCTCCTTCCGGACGCCGGCTGATTTCGGGCCCAAGGTTCTTGGCCACAAGCTGCTCGGCGACTGGCGCTTGAATGTGCTGCAAAACTGGTCGGACGGCGGCGAGTCTCTGCTGAATCCCGATGCGCCGCTCAAAGAGCAGATCTGGGTCAAGGTCGTCGACTATGCCAACACCGACCTCATGTTCGAGAAGCGTTTTGCGCTCGGCGCGAACCGTTTCGGCCTTTACATGCAGGTCAACAATTTGTTCGACAACAAGGGATTCCCCAATCCCTTCAATTGGAACAAGTACCTCGACTCCTTGCACTTTCCGCATGAAACCGGCTCCCAGAAGGGCAACGACAAGCTCGGTGAATGGGACAAACCCTACATCGACTTGGGTTGGAACACCTGGTCGCAATTCGTGAATCCGCGGGAATTCTACTTCGGCCTGCGGATCGAAATGTGAGCCGGGCCGCATGCGACTGCCAAGAAAGGTCGCGTCAAATGACCGCAACACAGTTGACATTCAAGATCTGGATGGAGGTACACTCATGTTGAAATTTTGCAGCCCTCCAAGGACGCATGCGTTCTGCGCATTCGGCGCGCTGCTGCTGGCCGCTCTCGTCTCGACCACGCTGCTCGCGCAAACCAGAACGCATAATCTGGGTGATTTCAAATTGCGCATCGAAGCCGGGGAGAACATCAACACCAATGACGTGCAGCCCACCGGCGAATGGCCGCAGGATCATTTTCGCTATGCGCATATCGTGTTTCACAACACCGGCCATGTGGTGGGCAGTTGGATCGATGCCAATGGCACGGTGCACAGCAAAGAGCAATTCATCGGCGGGCCGGTTTCCTACAATGCCGCCGCACCCTATGGCCTGCGGGAAGTGCGGCGCTATGAGCCTCCGGAGGTTTGGGTCTATGCCAACGGCGAGCTGCAACTGTCGTCGCGCCGATACAACGGCGAAGTCGATCCCGAGTTGCCGGCGGACCTGATGATCGAAAACCGCTACAAATCAGCTCCCGGGTTCGACGTGCTCAAGCGTTCCTACTCCTTCTCCAATCCCAATCACGATGACTATGTCATCTTCTACAACCGTTACCTGGTCACCTTCGATTGGGATCAGGATCCCGAACCCGAGACCAGCACCTCCCAGACCCTCGAAGACGTTTATTTCGTCGTCGGCTATTCCTTCCAGACCGCCGAGGGCACGTACATCACCTACTCGCGCTGGTATGAGGAAGGCAAGGACGATTGGGCAAGCTATGAGGATTACTCATCGCAGCTCGTGCCCGGCGGCCGGCAACTGGCGATATCCTACAGTTGGGACGGCGATCATCCGGACCTCACGGAATTCGAAACCGGCGGGCCGGCCTTCGATGACACCGGCGACCCGCGCTTTGCTATCGGTGAGGAAGGATCGACCGCCATGCCCTCGGGTGAATTCATTTCCAGCGCGTACTCGGGCTTTGCGGCGCTGCACGTCGATCGTTCCCCGCAGGATCGCAGCGACGATCCGGCCCAGCCGATTTCCATCATTGCCAACATGAGCATCTATAATGTGTGGGATTCGGATTTCCCGGGCTTTGCGACCGAGTGGGATTGGGCGGCTTCCGGCACCAAACAGACGGTGGAAGATCAGGCCGGCTGGCCGGATGACGCCGGCGCCCAGGAGGATGAGTATCCGTTCCAGGCGTTCGGGCCTTATGATCTGGCGCTGGGCGATTCCGTGGTCATTGTCTATGCCGTCGGCGTCAACGGCATTTCGCGGCAGCTTGCCATCGAGAAAGGCCTCGCATGGCGCGATTGGTACCGCGGCGTTGCCGGCGCCACCTTCGACGATGCTGCCAAGAACGAGCTGCTGGCTACCGGAAAAGATTCCCTCTTTCAAACGCTGGATCGCGCCCTGTGGGCGTGGAATCAGAATCTCAACATTCCTTCGCCGCTGCCGGCGCCTGACCTGACCGTGACCTCCGGGCCGAATCGCATCGAGTTGAGCTGGGAGGATCTCGCCACGGTCCCTGATTTCCAGACCGGCGTTCCGGATCTGCAGAGTTATCGCATCTACCGCAAGCGTGGGAATTTCCTGGTCGACGAAGACACCGAGCTGAACGCCGAGGGTACGCATCTGCTGTGGGAGCGCATCGCCGACGTGCCGGCGACCGAAACTTCGTACAGCGATGTCAACGTTGTGCGCGGCGAGGCCTATCATTATGCGGTCACCGCAGTGGACAACTCCGGCCTGGAAAGCTCGAAGTACGCCAATCGCTCCGAGCTGCCGGCCATCGCTTTCGAGCCGGGACGCGGCAGCTCCGAGGCCGTCAGGGTGGTGCCGAATCCGTTCCTGGCCGGCGCCGGCGATTTCAATTTCAGCGGCACGCGCGCCAACACCATTCTGTTTGTGAATCTTCCGGCTTACTGCACGCTCCGCATCTACACCGCGACCGGTGACTTGATCAAAGTCATCAAGCACGAGAGCGGCAGCGCTGACAATCAATGGGATCTCATTACCGAATCGAATCAGTACGTTGCCAGCGGCGTGTATCTGCTGCAGGTGACCAATGCCCGCAACGTCAACCAGGAGCCGATTTCGGGAAGCATTCACAAGTTTGTGGTGGTGCGGTAGCGCCGGAGGGCCGCCACGCCGTCCCACCGGCGGCGCCTTTCGCGAGCAAAAACTGAACATTGCAAATCGTGAGGCAAGACATGAAAGCGATACCAAAGACGACAACGCTCCTGCTGCTGCTGGCGCTGTGCGCAGTTTTGCCGGCGTCCGGCCAGGGCGTGGACAAGATCGCGCAGACCGGGATGAAGTGGCTGTCCATTCCGGTGGGCGCCAGGGCTGCGGCGCTCGGCAGCGCCTACACCGCGATGGCCACCGATGCCGGCGCGGCGTTCTGGAATCCTGCCGGTCTGGCACTGGCCGAAGGCCATCACGTTTTTCTCAATCAAACCCAGTGGATTGCGGACATCGATGTCAATGCCGCCTCGGCGACCTACGCGGCTGGTGATATCGGCACCTTTGGCGTGCACTTCATCACGGTGGATTGGGGAAATCTGTACGGCACGCGCTTCACCAGTGGCGCGGGATTGTATGAAGAGACCGGCACCTTCTCACCGGAGAGCTGGGTGCTCGGCGTCAGCTTTGCGCGGCGGGTGTCGAACAAATTCTCGTTTGGCGGCACGCTGAAATTTCTGCATGAAAACCTCGGCAACTCGCTGGAGGGATCCTTCGCCAGTCCGGAGAGATTCAACGCCCGGATGAATGTGATGGCGATCGATTTCGGGACCATCTTCTATACCGGCTATAAAGACCTGCGGATCGCCATGGCCATGCAGAACGTCTCGCAGGAAAAGGAGTACCGT harbors:
- a CDS encoding PorV/PorQ family protein, translating into MKAIPKTTTLLLLLALCAVLPASGQGVDKIAQTGMKWLSIPVGARAAALGSAYTAMATDAGAAFWNPAGLALAEGHHVFLNQTQWIADIDVNAASATYAAGDIGTFGVHFITVDWGNLYGTRFTSGAGLYEETGTFSPESWVLGVSFARRVSNKFSFGGTLKFLHENLGNSLEGSFASPERFNARMNVMAIDFGTIFYTGYKDLRIAMAMQNVSQEKEYRFEAFPLPLNFKFGVAMNLLQLVQEAASDQSVTVSVDAIHPRDFSERLHFGVEYSFKKAFFLRTGYKTNYDEEDVTVGGGARLTMGQTAFGLDYSYLAFDNFDAVHMFSFDFEF